A single Roseinatronobacter monicus DNA region contains:
- the miaA gene encoding tRNA (adenosine(37)-N6)-dimethylallyltransferase MiaA, with protein sequence MAKIPDPLALALDRLRKNPPDPARPVLLAGPTASGKSALALRLAQSQGRVIVNADALQVYDMWQVLSARPDAADCALVPHYLYGTVARDQDWSVGHWLRDVSRLLGAHPNPIIVGGTGLYFRALTEGLVEIPPTPPALREQADLRLASEGAGALLAELDPQTRAQIDAANPARVQRAWEVLHATGTGLAQWQARTPPPVLPISQATAFVIHPQVEWLNARIDSRFAVMMAQGALEEARAALPHWNPAAPWAKAIGAPELIAHLKGHMSLPEAQQAATLATRQYAKRQRTWFRNRMRAWIPLV encoded by the coding sequence ATGGCCAAAATACCCGATCCGCTGGCACTGGCACTGGACAGGCTGCGCAAAAATCCGCCTGATCCGGCGCGCCCGGTGCTGCTGGCCGGCCCCACAGCCAGCGGAAAATCGGCGCTGGCGCTGCGTTTGGCCCAAAGCCAAGGGCGTGTGATCGTGAATGCCGATGCGTTGCAGGTCTATGACATGTGGCAGGTCTTGAGCGCGCGCCCCGATGCGGCTGATTGCGCGCTGGTGCCGCATTATCTGTATGGAACTGTGGCCCGCGATCAGGATTGGTCCGTGGGGCATTGGCTGCGCGATGTGTCGCGTTTGCTGGGCGCGCACCCCAACCCCATCATTGTCGGGGGCACTGGCCTGTATTTTCGCGCGCTGACCGAAGGCTTGGTCGAAATCCCCCCGACCCCGCCTGCGCTGCGCGAACAGGCCGATTTGCGCCTTGCATCCGAGGGGGCGGGCGCGCTGCTGGCAGAGCTTGACCCCCAAACACGCGCGCAGATCGACGCCGCCAACCCGGCACGCGTGCAGCGCGCATGGGAAGTGTTGCACGCAACAGGCACCGGTCTTGCTCAATGGCAAGCCCGGACGCCGCCGCCAGTGCTGCCCATCTCGCAGGCAACCGCATTCGTCATACACCCGCAAGTTGAATGGCTGAATGCGCGAATCGATTCGCGCTTTGCCGTGATGATGGCGCAGGGCGCGCTGGAAGAGGCGCGCGCGGCCCTGCCCCATTGGAACCCCGCCGCACCTTGGGCAAAAGCGATTGGCGCGCCCGAACTGATTGCCCATCTCAAAGGGCACATGTCGTTGCCAGAGGCCCAGCAGGCCGCAACACTTGCCACGCGGCAATATGCCAAGCGCCAGCGCACATGGTTTCGCAACCGGATGCGCGCGTGGATACCCCTTGTTTGA
- the pyrH gene encoding UMP kinase, protein MPDTPQTTYKRVMLKISGEALMGDQGFGLHPPTVQRIAREVKSVHDMGVEICMVIGGGNIFRGLQGSAQGMERTQADYMGMLATVMNALAMQTALEEEGVFTRVVSAIPMDQICEPYIRRRAVRHLEKKRVCIFAAGTGNPYFTTDTAAALRASEMACEAIFMGKQVDGIYDSDPKTNPDAKRYGEISYDDVLRANLKVMDASAIALCRDNKMPLIVFSLDEPGGFGGIVRGEGTYTRVHA, encoded by the coding sequence ATGCCGGACACCCCTCAGACCACCTATAAACGCGTCATGCTGAAAATCTCGGGTGAGGCGCTGATGGGGGATCAGGGGTTCGGGCTGCATCCGCCCACTGTCCAGCGTATCGCCCGAGAGGTGAAATCGGTCCACGACATGGGCGTTGAAATCTGCATGGTCATTGGCGGCGGCAACATTTTCCGCGGGCTTCAAGGCTCTGCTCAGGGGATGGAGCGCACACAGGCCGATTATATGGGTATGCTGGCAACCGTGATGAACGCGCTGGCCATGCAAACCGCACTGGAAGAAGAGGGCGTCTTTACCCGTGTGGTCAGCGCCATTCCCATGGACCAGATCTGCGAGCCCTACATCCGCCGCCGCGCTGTGCGACATCTGGAGAAGAAGCGTGTCTGCATTTTCGCCGCCGGAACCGGAAACCCGTATTTCACCACCGATACTGCCGCCGCATTGCGCGCCTCCGAGATGGCGTGTGAGGCGATCTTTATGGGCAAGCAGGTTGACGGCATTTATGACAGCGACCCCAAAACCAACCCTGATGCAAAGCGCTATGGCGAGATCAGCTATGACGACGTGTTGCGCGCAAACCTCAAGGTGATGGACGCCTCTGCTATTGCGCTGTGTCGGGACAACAAGATGCCGCTGATCGTTTTTTCGCTGGATGAACCGGGTGGTTTCGGCGGGATCGTGCGCGGTGAGGGAACATATACCCGCGTACATGCGTAA
- the frr gene encoding ribosome recycling factor produces the protein MSDEIEIDLDDLTRRMDGAMSALKTEFGSLRTGRASASMLEPIMVEAYGQMTHINQVGTVNVPEPRMVTLNVWDKSLVGKVEKAIRESGLGINPQLNGTIIMLPIPELNEERRRELTKVAAQYAEHARVAVRNLRRDGMDQIKKAKAAGMSEDEQKLWSEEIQELTDSYIGKIDKALEHKQEEIMQV, from the coding sequence ATGTCAGATGAAATCGAGATTGATCTGGATGACCTCACACGCCGGATGGACGGGGCAATGAGCGCGCTCAAGACCGAATTCGGCTCGTTGCGCACAGGCCGCGCCTCGGCTTCGATGCTAGAGCCGATCATGGTCGAAGCTTACGGGCAGATGACGCATATCAATCAGGTTGGCACTGTGAACGTGCCAGAGCCGCGCATGGTCACGCTGAATGTCTGGGACAAGTCGCTGGTCGGCAAGGTCGAGAAAGCCATTCGCGAGTCGGGCCTTGGGATTAACCCGCAGTTGAACGGCACTATCATCATGTTGCCAATCCCCGAGTTGAACGAGGAGCGCCGCCGCGAGTTGACGAAGGTGGCCGCACAATATGCCGAGCATGCGCGTGTGGCCGTACGCAACCTGCGCCGCGACGGTATGGACCAGATCAAGAAAGCTAAGGCCGCTGGAATGAGCGAAGACGAGCAGAAACTGTGGTCTGAAGAGATACAGGAACTGACTGACAGCTATATCGGC